From a single Ooceraea biroi isolate clonal line C1 chromosome 12, Obir_v5.4, whole genome shotgun sequence genomic region:
- the LOC105284243 gene encoding putative tRNA (cytidine(32)/guanosine(34)-2'-O)-methyltransferase isoform X1, with protein MGKTSKDKRDIYYRKAKEEGWRARSAFKLLQIDTECRIFDGVSKAVDLCAAPGSWSQVLARKLNENYKKALEKGDASPPKIVAVDLQAMAPLEGVIQLQGDITNTNTAEQIIAHFDNTQADLVVCDGAPDVTGLHDMDIFIQSQLLLAALNITTHILRPGGTFVAKIFRAKDVSLLYAQLRIFFPYVYCTKPSSSRNSSIEAFVVCKDYSPPEGYKPHMLNPLLTHEPCNFDELTGINRVVVPFVVCGDLSQPDSDTCYPLDYEGKEYEYHEPVQTPISPPYATALSLLANKDTDFRKADVSVVIENEGPSSISEFKKRALATADRRSHTETSTATKTALDENKDDEVVDVLQNLYISEKSEHVDNN; from the exons ATGGGAAAAACGTCGAAGGACAAGCGCGatatatattacagaaaaGCCAAGGAAGAAGGATGGCGAGCCCGAAGCGCCTTCAAGCTGCTCCAAATCGACACCGAGTGCCGCATTTTCGACG GAGTGTCCAAAGCGGTGGACCTGTGTGCTGCGCCTGGAAGCTGGAGCCAAGTCCTAGCTCGCAAGCTAAA TGAAAACTACAAGAAGGCCTTGGAAAAGGGCGATGCATCGCCTCCGAAAATCGTGGCGGTCGACCTGCAGGCGATGGCACCTTTGGAAGGAGTTATTCAGCTGCAGGGTGACATCACCAACACCAACACGGCGGAGCAGATCATCGCGCACTTTGACAACACTCAGGCAGACCTGGTCGTCTGCGACGGAGCACCTGACG TGACTGGCCTGCACGACATGGACATATTCATCCAGTCGCAGCTGCTGCTGGCCGCTCTGAACATCACCACGCACATCCTGAGGCCCGGTGGGACGTTCGTGGCGAAGATCTTCCGGGCGAAGGACGTGTCGCTGCTGTACGCCCAGCTGAGGATATTCTTCCCGTACGTCTACTGCACGAAGCCCAGCAGCTCCCGCAACTCGAGCATCGAGGCGTTCGTGGTCTGCAAGGACTATTCGCCGCCGGAGGGCTACAAGCCGCACATGCTGAACCCGCTGCTGACGCACGAGCCGTGCAACTTCGACGAGTTGACGGGTATCAACAGGGTCGTAGTCCCGTTCGTCGTCTGCGGAGACCTCAGTCAGCCCGATTCCGACACGTGTTATCCGCTCGAC TACGAAGGGAAAGAGTACGAGTACCACGAGCCGGTGCAAACTCCCATATCGCCGCCGTACGCGACGGCATTGTCCCTGTTGGCGAACAAAGACACCGACTTCCGCAAGGCCGACGTGAGCGTGGTGATCGAGAACGAGGGTCCATCGTCCATCTCCGAGTTCAAGAAACGCGCGTTGGCGACAGCGGATCGCAGATCTCACACCGAGACGAGCACCGCAACGAAGACCGCGCTGGATGAGAACAAGGATGACGAAGTCGTCGATGTCTTGCAAAACTTGTACATATCCGAGAAAAGCGAACACGTAGACAACAACTGA
- the LOC105284243 gene encoding putative tRNA (cytidine(32)/guanosine(34)-2'-O)-methyltransferase isoform X2 gives MGKTSKDKRDIYYRKAKEEGWRARSAFKLLQIDTECRIFDGVSKAVDLCAAPGSWSQVLARKLNENYKKALEKGDASPPKIVAVDLQAMAPLEGVIQLQGDITNTNTAEQIIAHFDNTQADLVVCDGAPDVTGLHDMDIFIQSQLLLAALNITTHILRPGGTFVAKIFRAKDVSLLYAQLRIFFPYVYCTKPSSSRNSSIEAFVVCKDYSPPEGYKPHMLNPLLTHEPCNFDELTGINRVVVPFVVCGDLSQPDSDTCYPLDLSFSSTKGKSTSTTSRCKLPYRRRTRRHCPCWRTKTPTSARPT, from the exons ATGGGAAAAACGTCGAAGGACAAGCGCGatatatattacagaaaaGCCAAGGAAGAAGGATGGCGAGCCCGAAGCGCCTTCAAGCTGCTCCAAATCGACACCGAGTGCCGCATTTTCGACG GAGTGTCCAAAGCGGTGGACCTGTGTGCTGCGCCTGGAAGCTGGAGCCAAGTCCTAGCTCGCAAGCTAAA TGAAAACTACAAGAAGGCCTTGGAAAAGGGCGATGCATCGCCTCCGAAAATCGTGGCGGTCGACCTGCAGGCGATGGCACCTTTGGAAGGAGTTATTCAGCTGCAGGGTGACATCACCAACACCAACACGGCGGAGCAGATCATCGCGCACTTTGACAACACTCAGGCAGACCTGGTCGTCTGCGACGGAGCACCTGACG TGACTGGCCTGCACGACATGGACATATTCATCCAGTCGCAGCTGCTGCTGGCCGCTCTGAACATCACCACGCACATCCTGAGGCCCGGTGGGACGTTCGTGGCGAAGATCTTCCGGGCGAAGGACGTGTCGCTGCTGTACGCCCAGCTGAGGATATTCTTCCCGTACGTCTACTGCACGAAGCCCAGCAGCTCCCGCAACTCGAGCATCGAGGCGTTCGTGGTCTGCAAGGACTATTCGCCGCCGGAGGGCTACAAGCCGCACATGCTGAACCCGCTGCTGACGCACGAGCCGTGCAACTTCGACGAGTTGACGGGTATCAACAGGGTCGTAGTCCCGTTCGTCGTCTGCGGAGACCTCAGTCAGCCCGATTCCGACACGTGTTATCCGCTCGAC ttatCATTTTCCAGTACGAAGGGAAAGAGTACGAGTACCACGAGCCGGTGCAAACTCCCATATCGCCGCCGTACGCGACGGCATTGTCCCTGTTGGCGAACAAAGACACCGACTTCCGCAAGGCCGACGTGA